From one Pararge aegeria chromosome 21, ilParAegt1.1, whole genome shotgun sequence genomic stretch:
- the LOC120633466 gene encoding uncharacterized protein LOC120633466 produces the protein MQSLLFYYYLILQTPALLSRVIVLLTIIAISYGDKLEKTYLPPDAHESGGSDIILQAPTTKPIVVLDNEDLQRQIAGSAQEEIQRPIVNNVEKVLETYSAALQRPIGNNQAENDVVHIGNRGNIFIHNPNPVDHNEVSYPGLHYQGDRGQITERAQASLERNAAILRQDFKLEGDAYAYAYETENGIWAEENGVATNGVNSQGAYSYIGDDGIQYSMSYTADENGFQPLGDHIPTSPPIPEEILKSLEQNARDEAAGIFDDGSYDERKYGEDEGSQQIRIVTGDPSYPRVTSLPTVIDQVTSNENSVVIGNPLPKYRNPGYIYPAFSANHNNVLAPVVNTLIPEVTPSTVTKGYLPPVKRKAPSDNRPSKFTRKSMTVTKKPKPEYKKKENKP, from the exons ATGCAGAGTCTTCTATTCTACTACTACCTCATACTGCAAACCCCAGCCCTTCTGTCCAGAGTG ATAGTGCTTTTAACTATAATAGCCATCTCATATGGAGATAAGCTGGAGAAGACGTATCTACCACCAGACGCCCATGAGTCTGGGGGCTCTGACATCATACTCCAAGCTCCTACAACCAAACCTATAGTAGTCCTTGATAATGAAGATTTACAGAGACAAATAGCGGGAAGTGCTCAAGAGGAAATTCAAAGACCAATAGTCAACAATGTGGAGAAAGTTCTGGAAACTTATAGTGCTGCATTGCAAAGGCCGATAGGAAATAACCAAGCAGAAAACGACGTAGTTCATATAGGTAACCGAGGAAACATTTTCATCCACAATCCCAATCCAGTTGACCACAATGAAGTATCATACCCAG GGCTTCATTACCAGGGAGACAGGGGACAAATAACTGAACGTGCTCAAGCTTCTTTAGAAAGAAACGCAGCTATACTTCGTCAAGATTTCAAGCTCGAAGGGGATGCTTACGCATATGCTTATGAAACAGAAAATGGTATCTGGGCTGAAGAGAATGGTGTAGCTACTAATGGTGTTAATTCCCAAGGCGCATACTCTTATATCGGCGATGATGGCATCCAATACAGTATGAg TTATACAGCCGATGAAAACGGTTTTCAACCACTAGGGGACCATATTCCTACGTCACCTCCCATCCCAGAAGAAATTCTTAAATCCCTGGAGCAGAACGCGCGTGATGAAGCTGCTGGAATTTTTGATGATG GATCTTACGATGAAAGGAAATATGGGGAAGATGAAGGCAGTCAGCAAATAAGGATAGTCACTGGTGATCCAAGTTATCCCAGAGTCACAAGCTTACCTACCGTCATTGATCAGGTCACAAGCAATGAAAATTCAGTGGTCATTGGCAATCCTCTACCTAAATATAGAAATCCAGGATACATATATCCGGCATTTTCAGCGAACCATAATAATGTCCTAGCACCCGTTGTTAATACATTGATCCCAGAAGTAACACCAAGTACAGTCACCAAAGGATATCTCCCACCAGTAAAACGAAAGGCGCCTTCAGATAATCGTCCCTCAAAATTTACCAGAAAATCTATGACTGTCACTAAAAAACCTAAGCccgaatacaaaaaaaaagaaaataagccTTAG
- the LOC120633467 gene encoding hornerin-like, whose translation MKLVIVLSIIAYGYADKLDRAYLPPVNAATAGGSPGALLAPASGNPGSNLGQAGQVPSGRQPGAGSGQSFPSTFGGVSGKAQNGPGFGAGNKQSLSGTGLNAFASTGNNGNVPLLGANAPFGTSQSTNFGSNKAPGANTFNVGSQQAYRPQSARPSSQGFGQETQAINEAQAYKPERSQAAADRNAEILKYVNENNGESYLYSYETSNGISVEESGVATNGVKAQGGFSYTGDDGQSYSLTYTADENGFQPQGEHLPTPHPIPEEILKSIEENSRAAAAGTQEGAYRPEEYESDDSALQYNAGQTSFNRPQGSYQGSFQQGPTSQTQNNQYSGNTGAFGPNPVTGQSDQFGQTKLSQGPNQFSAGPSGLQGPIKQYQQASGSNQGPVDQFSGQSGQIDNVKPFAGSSQFTTGAQGQSNQYQTGLGNSQRPFGQSSNQGSFTQGLGQGQGSSGYNYNQPQSNLGAVTQFGSGASVQNRPQVNQGQTIATSGTTFGLQSGKVSPSEKPFGTFQGSQISQLQNSANRPGNQLIGSAVNQLNPSKPSFESQGFPVRPGSQESAGSTVSSGYQYQANANRPSFGLNKPSGSSFQPSQGSQYQSNTNKPSLGTNNGIKGQQYQQNGNRPFGGSSAFNQESVPFGGSSGNRTPGSGSLFVPDNQPFGSTIRPSISQFGPESQQSTSARGSSGAAPIQAPYQYNKPSQSFPAQQQPGSSANLSPNGKRPAGSSFGSQGFNGQKPGVSSPGNQAINGQGPSFNPQGYQVASTHPSLAGTQGVNGQGSDSSSLGPQDQRPGGSFPSSQTVNGQRPTYTGIQGINQRPDGSSSGSQGVNGQRPFSPGNGSSQGSQGRPEQFGGPRQPPSFNSQEGYKY comes from the exons ATGAAGCTg GTAATAGTCCTGTCAATTATAGCCTATGGCTATGCGGATAAGTTAGACAGAGCTTACCTTCCGCCAGTAAATGCTGCAACAGCCGGGGGAAGCCCCGGTGCCTTATTAGCTCCAGCTTCTGGAAACCCAGGTTCTAATTTAGGCCAAGCGGGTCAAGTTCCATCTGGAAGACAGCCAGGTGCTGGATCAGGGCAGTCTTTTCCGTCTACTTTTGGGGGAGTTTCTGGAAAGGCTCAAAATGGACCTGGATTTGGAGCTGGAAATAAGCAGAGCTTAAGTGGGACCGGTTTAAATGCTTTTGCGTCTACTGGTAATAATGGCAACGTTCCATTACTTGGAGCAAACGCTCCCTTTGGTACTTCACAAAGTACAAATTTTGGTTCGAACAAGGCACCTGGAGCTAATACATTCAATGTTGGAAGTCAGCAAGCTTACAGGCCCCAATCAGCAAGACCTTCCAGCCAGGGTTTCGGACAAGAAACTCAAGCAATCAACGAGGCTCAAGCATACAAACCTGAGCGTTCTCAGGCAGCAGCCGACAGAAACGCTGAAATTCTAAAGTATGTGAATGAAAATAATGGCGAATCATACCTATACAGCTACGAAACATCCAACGGTATTTCTGTTGAAGAATCTGGTGTTGCAACAAATGGTGTAAAGGCTCAAGGTGGATTTTCTTACACTGGTGATGATGGTCAAAGCTACTCCCTTACCTATACTGCTGACGAAAATGGTTTCCAACCGCAAGGCGAGCATTTGCCTACTCCTCATCCTATTCCTGAAGAAATATTGAAATCAATTGAAGAAAACTCTCGAGCGGCTGCAGCTGGTACTCAAGAAG GTGCATACCGTCCCGAGGAATACGAGTCAGATGATTCAGCACTGCAGTATAATGCAGGACAAACTTCCTTTAACCGTCCTCAAGGCTCTTATCAAGGATCATTCCAACAAGGACCTACCAGTCAGACTCAAAACAATCAATATTCTGGAAACACAGGAGCCTTTGGACCAAACCCTGTAACTGGTCAATCAGACCAGTTTGGTCAAACAAAACTTAGCCAAGGTCCAAATCAATTTAGTGCTGGACCCAGTGGACTACAAGGGCCAATCAAGCAATATCAACAAGCTTCAGGAAGTAATCAAGGCCCAGTAGACCAGTTTTCAGGACAATCTGGTCAGATTGATAACGTGAAACCTTTCGCTGGATCGAGTCAATTTACTACAGGAGCTCAAGGACAAAGCAATCAGTATCAAACAGGACTTGGAAATAGCCAACGTCCATTCGGTCAGTCTTCGAACCAGGGATCTTTCACTCAAGGTTTGGGTCAAGGCCAGGGTTCAAGTGGATATAACTACAATCAACCCCAAAGTAATTTAGGGGCAGTAACACAATTTGGGTCGGGTGCCTCAGTTCAGAACCGTCCTCAAGTCAATCAAGGTCAAACAATTGCAACATCAGGAACAACTTTTGGACTTCAATCTGGTAAAGTTTCACCATCTGAAAAACCATTTGGAACTTTCCAAGGATCTCAAATTAGTCAATTGCAGAACTCTGCAAATAGGCCTGGCAATCAACTTATTGGTTCCGCTGTTAATCAATTAAATCCAAGTAAACCATCATTTGAGTCACAAGGATTTCCAGTCAGACCTGGAAGCCAGGAGTCTGCAGGATCTACCGTATCTTCAGGGTATCAGTACCAGGCAAATGCAAATCGACCATCATTTGGATTAAATAAGCCCAGCGGATCTAGTTTCCAACCTAGCCAAGGATCTCAGTACCAAAGCAACACAAACAAACCCTCTCTTGGCACAAACAATGGAATTAAAG GTCAACAATACCAACAAAATGGAAACCGACCATTTGGTGGAAGTTCTGCATTTAACCAAGAATCTGTACCTTTTGGAGGATCTTCAGGGAATAGAACACCTGGATCCGGAAGCTTGTTTGTTCCAGACAATCAGCCTTTTGGTTCCACCATAAGACCCAGTATCTCACAGTTTGGGCCTGAAAGTCAACAATCTACTTCTGCTCGAGGATCATCTGGTGCAGCCCCTATTCAAGCTCCATATCAATATAATAAGCCCAGCCAGTCTTTCCCAGCGCAGCAACAGCCAGGTTCTTCCGCAAATCTGAGCCCAAACGGCAAACGTCCAGCTGGCAGTTCTTTTGGATCCCAGGGTTTTAATGGTCAGAAACCAGGTGTCAGTTCTCCTGGAAATCAGGCCATAAATGGACAGGGCCCAAGTTTTAATCCTCAGGGTTACCAAGTTGCGAGTACACATCCCAGTTTAGCGGGAACACAGGGAGTGAATGGACAGGGTTCGGACAGCAGTTCTTTAGGGCCACAAGATCAACGACCAGGTGGTAGTTTTCCAAGTTCTCAGACTGTTAATGGGCAACGCCCAACCTATACGGGAATTCAGGGAATTAATCAGCGACCAGACGGTAGCTCTTCAGGATCCCAAGGTGTCAATGGCCAACGTCCTTTTTCACCAGGAAATGGATCTAGTCAAGGTAGCCAGGGTAGACCAGAACAATTCGGAGGCCCAAGACAACCGCCAAGCTTCAATTCACAGGAAGGTTACAAATATTAG